A window of Nerophis ophidion isolate RoL-2023_Sa linkage group LG17, RoL_Noph_v1.0, whole genome shotgun sequence contains these coding sequences:
- the LOC133536561 gene encoding vasopressin V1a receptor, with amino-acid sequence MDVEELIESIIRAAMFIAGVIGNSWLAFSSIPSKRSGLSTNDLLFINLAVSNLITNYLVDLPDTVADFAGHWFLGEAYCGVFRFSADLSETSSIFTTFFISAFWHQKLVGSLKRGGAPVKLDNLFLVACLLAGSWTTALVFSVPHFFFVSVDGTNESEKDCIDVFPNDLSRKTYDIFYLTLANALPLAGLLTASGQIVLTLLQNQQRVRSHDNPPLGKNVNHRDRGRDVNVVSGPSSGSATHIYTGVSASGPEAGQASTLHSDPARASKPGSNSQVRAAKSVVAVASVFLVCWLTHLLLRISNNFHTSSLVVEVASYIAASYTCIIPYIFLHGVKKLTCSCKR; translated from the coding sequence ATGGACGTGGAGGAGCTGATCGAGTCCATCATCCGAGCGGCCATGTTCATAGCGGGGGTAATCGGCAACAGCTGGCTGGCCTTCAGCTCCATCCCCTCCAAGAGGTCCGGCCTGAGCACCAACGATCTCCTCTTCATCAACCTGGCCGTGTCCAACCTCATCACCAACTACCTGGTGGACCTGCCCGACACCGTCGCCGATTTCGCCGGCCACTGGTTCCTGGGCGAGGCCTACTGCGGCGTTTTCCGCTTCAGCGCCGACCTGTCGGAGACCAGCAGCATCTTCACCACCTTCTTCATCAGCGCCTTCTGGCACCAGAAGCTGGTGGGCTCCCTGAAGCGGGGCGGCGCCCCCGTCAAGCTGGACAACCTGTTCCTGGTGGCCTGCCTGCTGGCCGGCAGCTGGACCACGGCCTTGGTGTTCAGCGTCCCGCACTTCTTCTTCGTGTCCGTGGACGGGACCAACGAGAGCGAGAAGGACTGCATCGACGTCTTCCCCAACGACCTGTCCAGGAAAACCTACGACATCTTCTACCTCACGCTGGCTAACGCGCTCCCTCTGGCCGGGTTGTTGACGGCCAGCGGTCAGATCGTGCTGACTCTGCTCCAGAACCAGCAGCGCGTCAGGAGTCACGACAACCCTCCGCTCGGCAAGAACGTGAACCACCGGGATCGGGGAAGGGATGTCAACGTGGTTTCTGGACCGAGCAGCGGAAGTGCAACCCACATCTACACGGGCGTCTCCGCTTCCGGTCCGGAAGCAGGACAAGCCTCCACCCTCCACTCAGACCCTGCTAGGGCGTCCAAGCCCGGCTCAAACTCGCAAGTGAGGGCGGCCAAGAGCGTGGTGGCGGTGGCCAGCGTTTTTTTGGTCTGCTGGCTGACTCATCTGCTTCTCCGCATCTCCAACAACTTCCACACCTCCTCGCTGGTGGTGGAGGTGGCCAGCTACATCGCAGCCTCCTACACCTGCATCATCCCTTACATATTCCTGCACGGCGTCAAGAAGCTGACTTGCTCTTGCAAAAGGTAG